One genomic segment of Chitinophaga sancti includes these proteins:
- a CDS encoding calcineurin-like phosphoesterase family protein, translated as MLNRRNFLKNVGVTGSLLALPAAIVNAKPLLRENNIDLSTVSLRGKVLCEGKGVAGVPVTDGINITLTDKNGGYELQSNGTAEFVYISVPRGYAFPEERSIAAFYQAIPKNKPSFTADFKLEKLKVDDTKHTFVVWADPQMKSQKDVDQLLKESVPDLQGVIKSYPKDTLIHGIGCGDLVWDEFELYHGYRRAVELCGIPFFNVIGNHDMDNEARTDDGSANTFKSHFGPTYYSYNRGEVHYIVLDDVFFLGEAKNYIGYLTENQLQWLDQDLAQVKAGSMIVLSLHIPTYTGQARREGKKDEPGGGTVANRKKLYKMLAPYKVHIMSGHTHFNDNWEEGDIMEHNHGTVCGAWWTGPICSDGTPAGYGIYDVDGTDIKWVYKATGLPKEKQLRIYEKGRVQAAPDEVAVNVWNWDKKWKVEWFEDGVSKGEMERRVAYDPWAVELYMGPELPKKHKFVEPSLTDHLFFANPSASAKKIMVRATDRFGNVYEESM; from the coding sequence ATGCTTAACAGAAGAAACTTTTTAAAGAATGTAGGTGTGACCGGTTCATTGTTAGCGCTGCCGGCGGCAATAGTGAATGCAAAGCCTTTGCTGCGGGAGAATAATATTGACCTTTCTACAGTGTCGCTCAGGGGCAAGGTGCTATGTGAGGGAAAAGGCGTGGCGGGTGTGCCGGTGACAGATGGGATTAATATTACGCTGACAGATAAGAATGGTGGGTATGAGTTGCAATCAAATGGTACGGCGGAATTTGTGTATATAAGTGTGCCACGAGGGTACGCGTTTCCGGAGGAGCGGAGTATCGCTGCATTTTATCAGGCTATTCCAAAGAACAAGCCATCCTTTACGGCTGATTTCAAATTGGAGAAGTTGAAGGTGGATGATACAAAACACACCTTTGTGGTTTGGGCCGATCCGCAGATGAAGTCGCAGAAAGACGTGGATCAGCTGTTGAAAGAGTCTGTGCCTGATTTGCAGGGGGTGATTAAATCTTATCCCAAGGATACGTTGATACATGGTATTGGTTGTGGGGACCTGGTATGGGATGAGTTTGAGTTGTATCATGGTTATCGCAGGGCGGTGGAGTTGTGTGGGATTCCTTTCTTTAATGTGATTGGTAACCATGATATGGATAATGAGGCGAGAACGGATGATGGTTCTGCTAATACATTTAAGTCTCATTTCGGGCCTACTTATTATTCATATAACAGGGGAGAGGTCCATTACATTGTGTTGGATGATGTGTTCTTTTTGGGAGAAGCTAAAAATTACATAGGTTATCTGACAGAGAATCAATTGCAATGGCTGGATCAGGATCTGGCGCAGGTGAAGGCGGGAAGTATGATTGTATTGAGTTTGCATATACCGACTTATACCGGACAGGCGCGGAGAGAGGGGAAGAAGGATGAACCGGGAGGTGGTACGGTGGCGAACAGGAAGAAGTTGTACAAGATGTTGGCGCCTTATAAGGTGCATATAATGAGTGGGCATACGCATTTCAATGATAATTGGGAAGAGGGGGATATCATGGAGCATAATCATGGAACGGTGTGTGGGGCCTGGTGGACAGGACCGATTTGTAGTGATGGAACGCCGGCAGGGTACGGGATCTATGATGTGGATGGGACGGATATAAAGTGGGTGTATAAGGCTACGGGGTTGCCAAAGGAGAAGCAGTTGAGGATCTATGAGAAGGGTCGGGTACAGGCTGCGCCTGATGAGGTGGCGGTGAATGTATGGAATTGGGATAAGAAGTGGAAGGTGGAGTGGTTTGAGGATGGGGTGAGTAAGGGGGAGATGGAGAGGCGTGTGGCGTATGATCCATGGGCGGTGGAGTTGTATATGGGGCCGGAGTTGCCGAAGAAGCATAAGTTTGTGGAACCTTCATTGACGGATCATCTATTTTTTGCAAATCCATCTGCATCGGCTAAGAAGATAATGGTGAGGGCAACGGATAGGTTTGGGAATGTGTATGAGGAGAGTATGTAA
- a CDS encoding SusD/RagB family nutrient-binding outer membrane lipoprotein: MMKQFTYILLLGIILSSCTKNFQDTNTNPNGTPEALPSQLMAPALVNTLTYNMLRNRNFNNELMQVTVNMSDAEGQVFRYDFRSTWSDYLYNGLYSELTNFKDMYTISSQELNYNKSYMGISLICQSWIYSILTDTYGDIPYFQSNLAKDSLIYEPRFDAQRDIYLDIFKKLDTANTLLSAGTAITGSSDPVYNGDVTKWRKFGNSLYLRLLLRVSAKSDSAILKIKDIVETNSSNYPIMSSNNESAILRWTGVGPYSSPYLAVREQDFRSPGIASFFIDNLSQWNDPRIDIPTYGTGGFNRWGIAPYSGSYQGVPSGYSPGENPVKKCYFYSNTSAVSLMTEPMTGMMMNYAELEFILAEAAAKGWISGSAETYYNTGALNSITQWIPTWPVSITTWLAAADIEWLDDETLDQKMEKIHKQKYYALFLTDMQQWFEYRRTGHPDLPKGAGLRNNGVMPARMTYPVYVQSTNPTNYKLAIASQGPDEISTQVWWQKP, encoded by the coding sequence ATGATGAAGCAATTTACATACATACTTTTACTGGGTATTATATTGAGTTCCTGTACGAAAAATTTCCAGGATACGAATACGAACCCGAATGGTACACCTGAAGCTTTGCCATCGCAGTTGATGGCGCCGGCACTGGTGAACACGCTTACATATAACATGCTGCGTAACCGCAACTTCAACAATGAGCTGATGCAGGTGACGGTGAACATGAGTGATGCAGAAGGGCAGGTGTTCCGTTACGATTTTCGTTCAACCTGGTCAGATTACCTGTACAATGGTCTCTATTCTGAGTTGACCAACTTCAAGGATATGTATACCATATCCAGCCAGGAGTTGAACTACAATAAATCTTATATGGGGATCTCGCTTATTTGTCAGTCATGGATCTATTCCATACTTACAGATACTTATGGGGATATTCCTTATTTCCAGTCTAACCTGGCAAAAGATAGCCTGATCTATGAGCCCCGCTTTGATGCGCAGCGTGATATTTATCTCGATATCTTCAAAAAACTGGATACAGCAAATACATTGCTGAGTGCGGGTACAGCTATAACAGGTTCGAGTGACCCTGTGTATAATGGGGATGTAACGAAATGGAGGAAGTTTGGTAACTCACTTTACCTGCGTTTGTTATTGCGTGTGTCAGCAAAGTCGGATTCAGCTATTCTAAAAATTAAGGATATCGTGGAGACGAATAGCAGTAACTATCCAATTATGTCCAGCAATAATGAATCTGCGATATTGCGCTGGACGGGTGTGGGGCCTTATTCATCGCCGTATCTGGCAGTGCGTGAGCAGGATTTTCGTTCACCGGGTATCGCGAGTTTCTTTATTGATAATCTTTCTCAGTGGAATGATCCACGTATTGATATACCTACTTATGGTACGGGAGGTTTTAACAGGTGGGGCATCGCGCCTTATTCCGGTTCTTATCAGGGTGTGCCAAGTGGGTATTCACCGGGAGAGAATCCTGTGAAGAAATGTTATTTCTATTCCAATACATCGGCAGTTTCTCTCATGACAGAACCAATGACGGGGATGATGATGAACTATGCAGAGTTGGAATTTATACTGGCAGAAGCAGCGGCGAAAGGATGGATCAGTGGTTCGGCAGAGACGTATTATAATACAGGTGCACTCAACAGCATTACCCAGTGGATCCCTACCTGGCCTGTATCCATCACAACCTGGCTGGCAGCGGCAGATATTGAGTGGCTGGATGATGAAACGCTGGATCAGAAGATGGAGAAAATACATAAGCAAAAGTATTATGCGTTGTTCCTGACGGATATGCAGCAGTGGTTTGAGTATCGTCGTACGGGGCATCCTGACTTACCAAAGGGTGCGGGGTTGCGGAATAATGGTGTGATGCCTGCGAGAATGACTTACCCGGTGTATGTGCAGTCCACCAATCCGACGAACTACAAGCTGGCGATAGCCAGTCAGGGACCAGATGAAATCAGTACACAGGTATGGTGGCAGAAACCATAA
- a CDS encoding DUF5689 domain-containing protein encodes MKKFLVYLPFILFIWGCEKSETYPGGTISPYISIYDIRNLYKSKPVTLSKENMLGSTSIAAMVVSDHSGGNLPAGLLIVQDARRLSKLRGIAIQLGDVANSYVPGDSVLIDVQGAVLEKADGMLELTGVSLTKMRKISSGNTIPVNRVTTAAILANPGDYESTLAVVVKGGFDPLPAKGDVLKGDKVLNDGFGNLLLRTADTSAFANNAAPVSANFYGIVFVGGDNTPVFRMRTAKDLTVLSAEISIAPVLITGFMSDASGGDGNYEYVQMMATRDIDFAATPFALVVTNNANASTPTGYPSKGWATGDKRSYKFNLYAGKAAKGTFFYVGGIGKKINGSKSTDISSANWVRTFDYTTTGGDGFGTATTGLMANSGNAFGLAVFQDTVVTADSRPVDVMWVSTGGSLYTAGPPAKGYRIANTDFYDMINPITLEEQPFYRQGSNTLALSYNTADLGIFNMLGGVYNVSLGKWVQARAQNNKQLSTTSAITDIEGEGATTLK; translated from the coding sequence ATGAAGAAATTCTTAGTATACTTACCATTCATATTATTCATTTGGGGTTGTGAAAAAAGTGAGACCTATCCCGGTGGAACCATCAGCCCTTACATTTCGATATACGATATCAGGAATCTGTATAAATCAAAACCCGTTACACTCAGCAAAGAAAATATGCTTGGCTCTACCAGTATAGCAGCCATGGTCGTATCAGATCATAGCGGAGGCAATTTGCCTGCCGGGCTGCTGATTGTACAGGATGCGCGTCGTTTGTCAAAGCTGAGAGGAATTGCGATTCAATTGGGGGATGTAGCGAATAGTTATGTGCCGGGTGATTCAGTGTTGATCGATGTGCAGGGCGCTGTATTGGAAAAAGCGGATGGTATGCTGGAACTGACAGGGGTATCGTTGACAAAGATGAGGAAGATTTCTTCTGGCAATACGATCCCGGTAAACCGTGTTACGACAGCAGCAATACTGGCGAATCCGGGTGATTATGAAAGTACGTTGGCGGTGGTTGTAAAAGGTGGGTTCGATCCATTGCCAGCAAAGGGAGATGTATTGAAAGGCGATAAAGTATTGAATGATGGTTTTGGTAATTTGTTGTTACGTACAGCAGATACCAGCGCGTTTGCGAATAACGCTGCGCCGGTGAGTGCAAACTTCTATGGTATAGTATTCGTAGGTGGGGACAATACGCCTGTGTTCCGTATGCGTACGGCAAAAGATTTGACTGTATTGAGTGCAGAAATTTCTATAGCACCTGTGCTGATCACTGGTTTTATGTCGGATGCAAGTGGTGGGGATGGTAATTATGAATATGTGCAGATGATGGCGACGAGGGATATTGACTTTGCAGCTACGCCATTTGCCCTCGTGGTGACAAACAATGCCAATGCCAGCACGCCTACAGGATATCCATCCAAAGGATGGGCGACAGGTGATAAGCGTTCTTACAAGTTTAATCTTTATGCAGGTAAGGCAGCGAAAGGGACGTTCTTTTATGTAGGAGGTATCGGGAAAAAAATTAATGGTTCCAAATCTACAGATATCAGTAGTGCTAACTGGGTACGTACATTTGACTATACGACTACGGGTGGAGATGGATTTGGTACAGCGACGACAGGTTTGATGGCGAATAGTGGGAATGCATTTGGACTGGCAGTATTCCAGGATACAGTGGTGACGGCAGATTCCAGACCGGTAGATGTGATGTGGGTGTCAACGGGTGGTAGTTTGTATACAGCGGGGCCACCGGCGAAAGGTTATCGCATTGCGAATACCGATTTTTATGATATGATCAACCCGATCACGCTGGAAGAACAGCCTTTTTATCGTCAGGGTTCTAATACATTGGCGCTGTCGTACAATACGGCGGATCTGGGGATATTCAATATGCTGGGTGGTGTGTATAATGTATCGCTGGGTAAGTGGGTACAGGCAAGGGCGCAGAATAATAAACAACTGAGTACAACATCAGCGATAACCGATATAGAAGGTGAAGGCGCAACGACGCTTAAATAA